The Pelmatolapia mariae isolate MD_Pm_ZW linkage group LG10_11, Pm_UMD_F_2, whole genome shotgun sequence genome includes a region encoding these proteins:
- the LOC134636711 gene encoding uncharacterized protein LOC134636711 yields MTGIEGIDISGSIENLSGWVDLGQRVLAAWIFRAMPGRRFSSIAPGTPPHRPGLAAPDSRDHKLLTAVRGLSRQLARFAADVNEQLTAVNAKLHSIDERMTALEEVVNSRACVEEKRKRRAHNPKIAEAVRRFHNAKGNRKRYNPEEGLSSPHNEAVTSHLVQALAESPDLHNVARDAILSACKTYYETIRRNFRYSQPDLAAQAEAMKTAARSRQRRKRLLEARQGVLSADELDFWRGVTIDMMSDEEDGAVEGVAGWIVRPPSFRSKELTDLCATLQAWKLIQNTHLHITDVCILDRIQTEILQMHTTQMQQRNISKSILSPREL; encoded by the exons atgactggtatcgaaggaatcgatatttcaggatcGATCGAGAATTTGTCAGGCTGGGTAGATTTAGGACAGCGTGTGTTGGCGGCTTGGATTTTCCGTGCAATGCCGGGACGTCGTTTCTCTTCCATCGCTCCGGGAACTCCTCCGCACAGACCGGGGCTGGCTGCTCCGGACAGCAGAGACCACAAACTGCTCACTGCTGTGAGAGGGCTGTCTCGTCAGCTGGCTCGGTTTGCTGCTGATGTGAATGAGCAACTAACAGCGGTAAACGCAAAACTGCACTCCATAGACGAGAGGATGACCGCTTTAGAAGAAGTAGTGAACTCCCGCGCTTGTgtggaggagaagaggaaaagACGGGCGCACAATCCCAAGATTGCg gagGCGGTGCGTCGTTTTCATAACGCCAAGGGAAATCGCAAGCGCTACAATCCTGAAGAAGG ACTGAGCTCGCCTCACAATGAGGCAGTCACGTCTCATTTGGTCCAAGCTCTGGCTGAAAGTCCGGATTTGCACAACGTGGCTAGAGATGCCATTCTAT CTGCCTGTAAAACATACTATGAGACCATACGCAGGAACTTCCGCTACAGCCAGCCGGACCTTGCAGCCCAGGCTGAAGCAATGAAGACTGCAGCCCGCAGCCGTCAGAGGAGGAAAAGG CTGCTGGAAGCCAGGCAGGGAGTCCTCAGTGCAGATGAACTGGACTTCTGGAGGGGTGTAACAATTGATATGATGTCCGATGAGGAGGATGGCGCTGTTGAAGGGGTGGCTGGGTGGATTGTTAGGCCTCCTTCCTTTCGAAGCAAAGAACTCACCGATCTGTGTGCGACTCTTCAGGCTTGGAAGCTAATCCAAAATACACATCTACACATCACAGACGTCTGCATATTGGACCGGATTCAGACAGAAATCCTCCAAATGCATACAACCCAGATGCAGCAAAGAAACATTTCAAAGAGCATCTTATCCCCCAG AGAGCTATGA